A region of Kribbella sp. NBC_01245 DNA encodes the following proteins:
- a CDS encoding DEAD/DEAH box helicase translates to MSQQDQRYIPADGDSAADRNKKPRHKKFQNQSYGERMAAGADFTAPAERSAPAARPATNDRQERSTDRPARSYDRPASSDRGNDRGNDRGNDRPAYDRGDRNDRPARSYDRNDRPASSDRGNDRPARSFDRNDRPARSFDRNDRPASSDRGNDRPARSYDRNDRPASSDRGNDRPARSFDRNDRPARSYDRNDRPASSDRGNDRPARSFDRNDRNDRPQRSFDRNQGSSYRGSVDREDRGGSYARADRDERPVRTDVVEDLGTVDPDNKFAELGLAPRLVQRLAKEGITAPFPIQAATIPDALAGKDVLGRGQTGSGKTLGFGLPTLMRLAGGHTETRRPRAVILVPTRELAMQVHDALEPLAHVMNVSVKLIAGGLPYPKQIDALRRGVDLLIATPGRLIDLCEQGAADLGAVEVMVLDEADHMCDMGFMPAVTTLLDMTPTTGQRLLFSATLDNDVDKIVRNYLKDPVTHQTDSAQAAVTTMEHHLLVIEPGHKQSLTAELASRDGKTIVFVRTKLGADRVATQLRDRGVMAAALHGGLTQGARNRTLDQFKDGSVPVLVATDVAARGIHVDDVGLIVQADPAADHKDYLHRAGRTARAGGKGSVVTLVLPHQRRGMMRLAESAGVETEPVRARPGDGLVTELTGGAKPSGYPVKLPEPKSAKRGPGGGFKGGKRFGGGNRFDDRRGGGRGPGRSSGPRRESNRASY, encoded by the coding sequence GTGTCCCAGCAGGACCAGCGTTACATCCCGGCCGATGGCGATTCAGCGGCCGATCGTAATAAGAAACCCCGTCACAAGAAGTTCCAGAACCAGTCGTACGGCGAGCGGATGGCCGCCGGCGCAGACTTCACTGCGCCCGCTGAGCGTTCCGCTCCGGCGGCGCGGCCCGCCACGAACGATCGTCAGGAGCGTTCGACCGATCGCCCCGCGCGCTCGTACGACCGTCCCGCCTCGTCTGACCGCGGCAACGACCGTGGCAATGACCGTGGCAATGACCGTCCGGCGTACGACCGTGGCGATCGCAATGACCGTCCGGCGCGTTCGTACGATCGCAATGATCGTCCGGCGTCCTCGGACCGTGGCAATGACCGTCCGGCGCGTTCGTTCGACCGCAACGATCGCCCCGCGCGTTCGTTCGACCGTAACGACCGTCCGGCCTCGTCGGACCGTGGCAACGACCGCCCCGCGCGTTCGTACGACCGCAACGACCGTCCGGCGTCCTCGGACCGTGGCAACGACCGTCCGGCGCGTTCGTTCGACCGCAACGACCGCCCCGCGCGTTCGTACGATCGCAACGACCGTCCGGCCTCGTCGGACCGTGGCAACGACCGCCCCGCGCGTTCGTTCGACCGGAACGACCGGAATGACCGCCCGCAGCGTTCGTTCGACCGCAACCAGGGTTCGTCGTACCGTGGCTCGGTTGACCGCGAGGACCGTGGCGGCAGCTACGCCCGGGCCGACCGGGACGAGCGCCCGGTGCGTACCGACGTGGTCGAGGACCTCGGCACGGTGGACCCGGACAACAAGTTCGCCGAGCTCGGCCTCGCGCCGCGCCTGGTGCAGCGCCTCGCCAAGGAAGGCATCACCGCGCCGTTCCCGATCCAGGCCGCGACCATTCCGGACGCGCTCGCGGGTAAGGACGTGCTCGGCCGGGGTCAGACCGGTTCCGGTAAGACCCTCGGATTCGGCCTGCCGACGCTGATGCGTCTGGCCGGCGGTCACACCGAGACGCGGCGCCCGCGCGCCGTCATCCTGGTGCCGACCCGTGAGCTCGCCATGCAGGTGCACGACGCGCTCGAGCCGCTCGCCCACGTGATGAACGTGTCGGTGAAGCTGATCGCGGGCGGACTGCCCTACCCGAAGCAGATCGACGCGCTCCGTCGTGGTGTCGACCTGCTGATCGCCACCCCCGGCCGGCTGATCGACCTGTGTGAGCAGGGCGCTGCCGACCTCGGTGCGGTCGAGGTGATGGTGCTGGACGAGGCCGACCACATGTGCGACATGGGCTTCATGCCGGCCGTCACCACGCTGCTCGACATGACGCCGACCACCGGTCAGCGGTTGCTGTTCTCGGCGACGCTGGACAACGACGTCGACAAGATCGTGCGCAACTACCTGAAGGACCCGGTCACGCACCAGACCGACTCCGCTCAGGCCGCGGTGACCACGATGGAGCACCACCTGCTGGTGATCGAGCCCGGTCACAAGCAGTCGCTGACGGCCGAGCTGGCCAGCCGCGACGGCAAGACCATCGTCTTCGTTCGCACCAAGCTGGGCGCCGACCGCGTCGCCACCCAGCTCCGCGACCGGGGCGTGATGGCCGCCGCGCTGCACGGCGGTCTGACCCAGGGCGCGCGTAACCGCACCCTGGACCAGTTCAAGGACGGCTCCGTGCCGGTCCTCGTCGCCACGGACGTCGCGGCTCGCGGCATCCACGTCGACGACGTCGGTCTGATCGTTCAGGCCGACCCGGCCGCGGACCACAAGGACTACCTGCACCGTGCCGGTCGTACGGCGCGTGCCGGTGGCAAGGGTTCGGTCGTCACGCTCGTGCTCCCGCACCAGCGTCGCGGCATGATGCGTCTGGCCGAGTCGGCCGGCGTCGAGACCGAGCCGGTCCGCGCCCGTCCGGGTGACGGCCTCGTGACCGAGCTGACCGGTGGCGCCAAGCCGTCGGGCTACCCGGTCAAACTGCCCGAGCCCAAGTCGGCCAAGCGTGGTCCCGGTGGCGGCTTCAAGGGTGGCAAGCGCTTCGGCGGCGGCAACCGGTTCGACGACCGCCGAGGTGGCGGCCGCGGCCCGGGCCGTTCCAGCGGCCCCCGCCGCGAGTCCAACCGCGCCTCGTACTAA
- the soxR gene encoding redox-sensitive transcriptional activator SoxR, with translation MAEETTLSKDHWLSIGEIARRAGVASSALRFYEDQGLITSRRTAGNQRQYLRSTLRRVAFVQAAQRVGLALSEIKAALDSLPDDRTPTRTDWSRLSKSWRSRLDERISELERLRDDLDGCIGCGCLSLQRCNLYNKNDRLAERGPGARILNVGIPSEL, from the coding sequence ATGGCCGAGGAAACCACACTGAGCAAGGACCATTGGCTTTCTATCGGCGAGATCGCCCGCCGGGCCGGGGTCGCCTCATCGGCCTTGCGGTTCTACGAGGACCAGGGCCTGATCACCTCGCGGCGCACCGCCGGGAACCAGCGGCAGTACCTGCGCAGCACCTTGCGCCGGGTCGCGTTCGTCCAGGCGGCCCAACGCGTCGGCCTGGCCCTTTCGGAGATCAAGGCCGCGCTCGACTCGCTGCCCGACGACCGGACGCCGACCCGGACCGACTGGTCCCGGCTGTCGAAATCCTGGCGGAGCCGGCTCGACGAGCGCATCTCCGAGCTCGAGCGGCTGCGGGACGACCTCGACGGCTGTATCGGCTGCGGCTGCCTGAGCCTGCAACGCTGCAACCTCTACAACAAGAACGACCGGCTGGCCGAGCGTGGACCGGGCGCCCGCATTCTGAACGTGGGCATACCCAGCGAGCTATGA
- the snpA gene encoding snapalysin: MSRRRILSAIAGIATAALAVPAFAAAPTAQAPTTTDAATFVSSYAGSPADEANTKAFYDAVMKSARAKQAKKGGSSAAVTVTYSAAAAPTFASEIAQSTQIWNNAVDNVTLVEGSDYDFNYREGNDPRGSYASTNGHGSGYIFLDYAQNQEYDSLRVTAHETGHVLGLPDHYSGPCSELMSGGGPGTSCTNPNPDAAERSKVEQLWANGLTTTGGTFKTVR; the protein is encoded by the coding sequence ATGTCCCGACGCCGGATTCTGTCCGCGATCGCCGGAATCGCCACGGCCGCCCTGGCCGTTCCCGCCTTCGCCGCCGCCCCGACGGCACAGGCACCCACCACCACGGACGCCGCCACGTTCGTCTCGTCGTACGCCGGATCGCCTGCGGACGAGGCGAACACCAAGGCCTTCTACGACGCCGTGATGAAGTCGGCCCGCGCCAAGCAGGCCAAGAAGGGCGGCAGTTCCGCGGCCGTCACCGTCACCTACAGCGCGGCCGCGGCGCCGACCTTCGCGTCGGAGATCGCCCAGAGCACGCAGATCTGGAACAACGCGGTCGACAACGTGACGCTGGTCGAAGGCAGCGACTACGACTTCAACTACCGCGAGGGCAACGACCCGCGCGGCTCGTACGCGTCCACCAACGGTCACGGCAGCGGCTACATCTTCCTGGACTACGCGCAGAACCAGGAGTACGACTCCCTCCGCGTCACCGCACACGAAACCGGCCACGTTCTCGGCCTGCCCGACCACTACTCGGGCCCGTGCAGCGAACTGATGTCCGGCGGCGGCCCCGGCACCTCCTGCACCAACCCGAACCCGGATGCCGCCGAGCGGTCCAAGGTCGAGCAGCTCTGGGCCAACGGCCTGACCACCACCGGCGGCACCTTCAAGACCGTCCGCTGA
- a CDS encoding LacI family DNA-binding transcriptional regulator codes for MSRARLADIAVKAGVSEATVSRVLNGKPGVSEDTRQAVLTALDVLGFERPSRLRRRSAGLVGLVMPELINPIFPAFAQVIESTLSQRGYTPVLCTQSPTGASEDEYVEMLLERGVSGIIFVSGLHADTGADHTRYQALVERNLPVVFLNGYLPGVDAPFISSDEFAAMELAVSHLVALGHRRIGFASGAERFLVVQRKLAGYRTTMKAQLGLSDADVDELVELSMFGVEGGAAAAQPLLDKGVSAVVCGSDMMALGVIRAARQRGLSVPGDLSVVGYDDAPMMEFTDPPLTTVRQPVNAIGLAAVQALIEEIRGHATPHTEFLFRPELVVRGSTGPSH; via the coding sequence GTGAGCAGAGCAAGATTGGCCGATATCGCGGTCAAGGCGGGGGTCAGCGAAGCAACCGTGTCCCGGGTGCTGAACGGGAAGCCCGGCGTCTCCGAGGACACCCGTCAGGCAGTACTGACCGCACTGGACGTGCTCGGTTTCGAGCGGCCGTCCCGATTGCGGCGCCGTTCGGCCGGTCTGGTCGGGCTGGTGATGCCCGAGCTGATCAACCCGATCTTCCCGGCGTTCGCGCAAGTGATCGAGTCGACGCTCTCGCAGCGCGGCTACACCCCGGTGCTCTGCACGCAGTCGCCCACGGGTGCCAGCGAGGACGAGTACGTCGAGATGCTGCTCGAGCGCGGCGTCTCCGGCATCATCTTCGTCTCGGGTCTGCACGCCGACACCGGCGCCGACCACACCCGCTACCAGGCCCTGGTCGAACGCAATCTGCCCGTCGTCTTCCTGAACGGCTACCTGCCCGGCGTCGACGCGCCCTTCATCTCCTCTGACGAGTTCGCCGCGATGGAACTGGCCGTCAGCCATCTCGTTGCCCTCGGCCACCGACGGATCGGGTTCGCCTCCGGCGCTGAGCGATTCCTGGTCGTACAGCGCAAACTCGCCGGCTACCGCACCACCATGAAGGCACAGCTCGGTCTGTCCGACGCGGACGTGGACGAGTTGGTGGAGCTCAGCATGTTCGGCGTCGAAGGTGGCGCGGCCGCCGCGCAACCCTTGTTGGACAAGGGCGTGAGCGCGGTAGTCTGCGGCTCCGACATGATGGCGCTCGGGGTCATCCGCGCGGCCCGCCAGCGCGGTCTCTCGGTACCGGGCGATCTCTCGGTGGTCGGCTACGACGACGCTCCGATGATGGAGTTCACCGACCCGCCGCTCACCACGGTCCGCCAACCCGTCAACGCCATCGGCCTGGCCGCCGTACAGGCCCTGATCGAGGAAATCCGCGGCCACGCCACCCCCCACACCGAATTCCTCTTCCGCCCAGAACTCGTAGTCCGCGGCTCCACCGGCCCCTCCCACTAG
- a CDS encoding ABC transporter ATP-binding protein — MATVSFKAATRVYPGSEKPAVDKLNLEIEDGEFMVLVGPSGCGKSTSLRMLAGLEEVNEGSIYIGDRDVTHRPPKDRDIAMVFQNYALYPHMSVADNMGFALKMQGIAKEERAKRVQEAAKLLGLEEYLDRKPKALSGGQRQRVAMGRAIVRNPQVFLMDEPLSNLDAKLRVQTRTQIAELQQRLGVTTVYVTHDQVEAMTMGDRVAVLKDGLLQQVDTPLNLYDNPKNLFVAGFIGSPAMNLLKADITEGGAKVGDYTVPVARDILSKAGSDKDVWLGVRPEAFVVADEGLPVKVAVIEELGADAFLYGTAEHNNEHQQIVAKIGARMAVEKGSIVHLAAHPEKLHLFATSSEDRLIA, encoded by the coding sequence ATGGCTACTGTCTCGTTCAAGGCAGCCACCCGGGTTTACCCCGGCTCCGAAAAGCCCGCTGTGGACAAGCTCAACCTCGAGATCGAGGACGGCGAGTTCATGGTGCTGGTCGGGCCGTCCGGTTGTGGTAAGTCCACCTCGCTGCGCATGCTGGCCGGCCTCGAAGAGGTCAACGAGGGCTCCATCTACATCGGCGACCGCGACGTCACGCACCGTCCGCCGAAAGACCGCGATATCGCGATGGTCTTCCAGAACTACGCGCTCTACCCGCACATGTCGGTCGCCGACAACATGGGCTTCGCGCTGAAGATGCAGGGCATCGCCAAGGAAGAGCGCGCCAAGCGCGTCCAGGAGGCGGCCAAGCTGCTCGGCCTCGAGGAGTACCTCGACCGCAAGCCGAAGGCCCTGTCCGGTGGTCAGCGTCAGCGCGTCGCGATGGGCCGCGCCATCGTGCGTAACCCGCAGGTCTTCCTGATGGACGAGCCGCTGTCGAACCTTGACGCCAAGCTCCGGGTCCAGACCCGCACCCAGATCGCCGAGCTGCAGCAGCGCCTCGGCGTCACCACCGTCTACGTCACCCACGACCAGGTCGAGGCCATGACGATGGGCGACCGGGTCGCGGTGCTGAAGGACGGTCTGCTCCAGCAGGTCGACACCCCGCTGAACCTGTACGACAACCCGAAGAACCTGTTCGTGGCCGGCTTCATCGGCTCCCCCGCGATGAACCTGCTCAAGGCGGACATCACCGAGGGCGGCGCCAAGGTGGGCGACTACACCGTTCCGGTCGCGCGGGACATCCTGTCCAAGGCCGGTAGCGACAAGGACGTCTGGCTGGGTGTCCGGCCGGAGGCGTTCGTCGTCGCCGACGAGGGTCTCCCGGTGAAGGTCGCCGTGATCGAGGAGCTCGGCGCGGACGCGTTCCTCTACGGCACCGCCGAGCACAACAACGAGCACCAGCAGATCGTGGCCAAGATCGGCGCCCGGATGGCCGTCGAGAAGGGCTCGATCGTGCACCTGGCGGCCCACCCGGAGAAGCTGCACCTCTTCGCCACCTCCTCCGAGGACCGCCTCATCGCCTGA
- a CDS encoding ABC transporter permease subunit, whose amino-acid sequence MIRLTKVELRRLFARRLTLIGLVAALLGSGLMLFATYQESKPLPADQVAASRIEFDRYSKSFPADLEQCKLQEAKQKETDPAAAMGCDQMVPPRWEDWIKPETVFSEAMPSYLLGGTYLLLFIAFLLGAGFIGAEYSSGALGSWLTFEPRRLRVYASKLSAAFAGLVPMAIGFVALLIAGGWIIIDRNGSTAGMTGERWGDFAEIGLRVTLLTAVAAMLGVVIGGLFRHTAAALGLAMAYLVIVEGMLMGLVGNQQPWLLRLNFDSWIKHGTTYYVENCRQVDGYFNCESLEKQLSFGHSAVYLAVLTVVVVVLGAVVFRRRDVT is encoded by the coding sequence ATGATCCGCCTGACGAAGGTCGAGCTGCGCCGGTTGTTCGCTCGCCGATTGACCCTGATCGGGTTGGTGGCGGCACTGCTCGGTTCGGGGCTGATGCTGTTCGCGACGTACCAGGAATCCAAGCCGTTGCCCGCCGACCAGGTGGCCGCGTCCCGGATCGAGTTCGATCGCTATTCGAAGTCGTTCCCGGCCGATCTGGAGCAGTGCAAGCTCCAGGAGGCCAAGCAGAAGGAGACCGACCCCGCGGCCGCGATGGGCTGCGACCAGATGGTGCCGCCGCGCTGGGAGGACTGGATCAAACCGGAGACCGTGTTCTCCGAGGCCATGCCGTCGTACCTGCTCGGGGGGACGTACCTGCTGTTGTTCATCGCGTTCCTGCTCGGCGCGGGGTTCATCGGCGCCGAGTACAGCAGCGGCGCGCTCGGGAGCTGGCTGACGTTCGAGCCGCGGCGGCTGCGGGTCTACGCCAGCAAACTGTCGGCGGCGTTTGCCGGTCTGGTGCCGATGGCGATCGGGTTTGTCGCGCTGCTGATCGCCGGGGGCTGGATCATCATCGACCGGAACGGCTCGACCGCGGGAATGACGGGAGAGCGCTGGGGCGATTTCGCTGAGATCGGTCTGCGGGTCACCCTGCTGACGGCGGTCGCGGCGATGCTGGGCGTGGTGATCGGCGGTCTGTTCCGGCACACGGCGGCCGCGCTGGGGCTCGCGATGGCCTACCTGGTGATCGTCGAAGGCATGCTCATGGGCCTGGTCGGCAACCAACAGCCTTGGCTGCTCCGCCTCAACTTCGACAGCTGGATCAAGCACGGTACGACGTATTACGTGGAGAACTGCCGCCAGGTCGACGGCTATTTCAACTGCGAGTCTCTCGAGAAGCAGCTCTCCTTCGGGCATAGCGCTGTCTATCTGGCAGTCCTGACCGTGGTCGTCGTGGTGCTCGGCGCCGTGGTGTTCCGCCGCCGCGACGTCACCTAA
- a CDS encoding ABC transporter ATP-binding protein: protein MATSELAIDTHGLRKTYRTLRGKRVVAVQGLDLQVPVGGVHGFLGPNGSGKTTSIRMLLGLIRADAGTMSVFGRPVPEHLPEVVARVGAIVESPKFFPAFSGRRNLELLADAIGTPRRRVGEVLEETALGDRGKDKFKTYSLGMKQRLAIAATLLKEPDLLIFDEPTNGLDPAGIREIRETMRGLGDAGKTVLVSSHILAEVEQVADTVSIIGHGRLLASGTVAEVIGSTTATTVRVGVSDLVGATRVLTEGGLTVRPDGQHLLVEGASESAEVTKRLAQQGLYVSELVPVRAGLESVFLELTAGEGLGGDR from the coding sequence GTGGCGACGTCAGAGCTCGCAATCGACACACACGGGCTGCGGAAGACCTATCGGACGCTGCGCGGTAAACGCGTCGTCGCGGTGCAGGGGCTGGATCTGCAGGTGCCCGTGGGAGGTGTGCACGGCTTCCTCGGGCCGAACGGTTCGGGTAAGACCACCTCGATCCGGATGTTGCTCGGCCTGATCCGGGCCGACGCCGGCACGATGTCGGTCTTCGGCCGGCCGGTGCCCGAGCACCTTCCCGAGGTCGTCGCACGGGTGGGCGCGATCGTCGAGTCGCCGAAGTTCTTCCCGGCCTTCAGCGGCCGCCGCAACCTGGAGCTACTGGCCGACGCGATCGGGACGCCGCGGCGCCGGGTCGGCGAGGTGCTCGAGGAGACGGCGCTCGGGGATCGCGGCAAGGACAAGTTCAAGACGTACTCGCTGGGGATGAAACAGCGCCTCGCGATCGCGGCCACCCTACTCAAGGAGCCGGATCTGCTGATCTTCGACGAGCCGACCAACGGCCTCGACCCGGCGGGTATCCGGGAGATTCGCGAGACGATGCGCGGTCTCGGTGACGCGGGTAAGACCGTCTTGGTCAGCAGTCACATCCTGGCCGAGGTCGAGCAGGTCGCCGACACGGTCTCGATCATCGGGCACGGCCGGCTGCTCGCGTCCGGCACGGTCGCGGAGGTCATCGGTTCAACCACGGCCACCACGGTTCGCGTCGGTGTCTCCGATCTCGTCGGCGCCACCCGGGTGTTGACCGAGGGCGGGCTGACGGTCCGGCCCGACGGCCAGCACCTCCTCGTGGAGGGTGCCAGCGAGTCGGCCGAAGTGACGAAACGCCTTGCGCAGCAGGGTTTGTACGTGTCCGAGCTGGTGCCGGTGCGAGCCGGGCTCGAGTCGGTCTTCCTCGAACTCACCGCCGGTGAGGGGCTGGGTGGTGACCGATGA
- a CDS encoding CU044_5270 family protein — protein MTDKNVRPIWSDDDLDNALGALRAERGVEPDLASARQALVAKVSNAPVGLSRRWGGWGGALVAAAAVLALIGSAVVVQQVISADRPDPSDSGTEARERLMAAAARIKPLPAPRAGQYSYLIIRRYNHSVQQAKGYTPPARLMTTPPPGTYVSPDPGDWATSRTINYVYKTEYWVPARMTDTWRRVYTYGDQHFQSTASPPPYRKPKVEIKEAPCGDWGSKPSCRREHGLGRATPDFLAKLPRDPEKLLAQLRAPGAGPAGRRDSMVLHELRQFLEMPRMPADVRRALLGALALLPNLRVVENVADQSGRIGTAFRYETTDWAIDMIVDEKTGAYLGQRTANRIEIAYAGPPGIVERTSVQEVIVDGMGQRP, from the coding sequence ATGACCGACAAGAACGTACGTCCGATCTGGTCGGACGACGACCTCGACAATGCGCTTGGCGCCCTGCGAGCGGAACGCGGAGTAGAGCCGGACCTGGCGAGCGCCCGGCAGGCCCTGGTGGCGAAGGTGTCGAACGCGCCCGTGGGCTTGAGTCGGCGCTGGGGCGGCTGGGGTGGCGCGCTGGTCGCCGCTGCCGCAGTACTCGCGCTGATCGGTAGCGCGGTCGTCGTACAGCAGGTGATTTCCGCGGATAGGCCTGACCCGAGCGATAGCGGGACCGAGGCGCGCGAACGGTTGATGGCCGCCGCGGCGAGGATCAAGCCCCTGCCGGCTCCGCGCGCGGGCCAGTACTCCTATCTGATCATCAGGAGGTACAACCACAGCGTGCAGCAGGCCAAGGGATACACCCCGCCGGCCCGGTTGATGACCACGCCCCCGCCCGGGACCTATGTCTCGCCGGATCCGGGTGATTGGGCAACCTCTAGGACGATCAACTATGTCTACAAGACGGAGTACTGGGTGCCGGCCCGGATGACCGATACCTGGCGCAGGGTCTACACCTACGGCGACCAGCACTTTCAATCGACTGCCTCGCCGCCGCCCTACCGCAAGCCCAAGGTCGAGATCAAAGAGGCGCCTTGCGGAGATTGGGGCTCAAAGCCGAGCTGCCGCAGGGAGCACGGATTGGGTCGGGCGACGCCGGACTTCCTGGCCAAGCTGCCGAGGGATCCGGAAAAGCTGCTCGCACAGCTTCGAGCGCCGGGCGCGGGCCCAGCGGGCCGGCGGGACTCCATGGTCCTGCACGAGCTACGCCAGTTCCTCGAGATGCCGAGGATGCCGGCGGATGTACGGCGGGCGCTCTTGGGTGCGCTGGCGTTGCTGCCGAATCTCCGCGTCGTCGAGAACGTGGCGGACCAGTCCGGCCGGATCGGAACGGCGTTCCGCTATGAGACGACTGACTGGGCGATCGACATGATCGTCGACGAGAAGACAGGTGCCTATCTCGGTCAACGAACCGCCAACAGGATCGAGATCGCCTACGCGGGCCCGCCCGGAATCGTTGAGCGCACCTCTGTTCAGGAGGTGATCGTCGACGGGATGGGGCAGCGTCCGTAG
- a CDS encoding RNA polymerase sigma factor → MTMTQRGASEVDIGTQYGEDRPDLAGPDSAGEFGRLFDTYADQLYRYLSRRVGADTAHDLVSETFLAAFRQRRRYDPQAAVVRAWLYGIATNLARRHARQEVRALRALAKVDGRAGTQAGHDGQVADRVDAQAMARQLAPALADLSDGDRDVLLLTSWAELSTVEVAEALGIPVGTVRSRLHRVRRRLRATAPLNSPNSPDGGEA, encoded by the coding sequence ATGACGATGACCCAACGCGGCGCTTCGGAGGTCGATATCGGCACCCAGTACGGCGAAGACCGCCCCGATCTCGCCGGGCCCGATTCGGCCGGGGAGTTCGGCCGCCTCTTCGATACGTACGCCGATCAGCTGTATCGGTATCTGAGCCGCCGAGTGGGTGCCGACACCGCGCACGACCTGGTCAGCGAGACCTTCCTGGCGGCCTTCCGGCAGCGGCGACGGTACGACCCGCAGGCGGCGGTGGTGCGTGCTTGGCTGTACGGCATCGCCACCAACCTGGCTCGCCGGCACGCGCGTCAGGAGGTTCGCGCGCTCCGGGCCCTGGCGAAGGTCGACGGTCGGGCGGGCACCCAGGCGGGGCATGACGGTCAGGTGGCCGATCGGGTCGACGCCCAGGCGATGGCGCGACAACTCGCGCCGGCGTTGGCGGATCTGAGTGACGGCGACCGCGACGTACTGCTGCTGACCTCTTGGGCCGAGCTCAGCACGGTCGAGGTGGCCGAGGCGCTGGGTATCCCGGTCGGCACGGTGCGATCCCGGTTGCACCGAGTCCGCCGGCGGCTGCGTGCCACGGCACCCCTGAACTCCCCGAACTCTCCGGACGGAGGCGAAGCGTGA
- a CDS encoding metal-sensitive transcriptional regulator has protein sequence MTTEHTHGYSAEKTSHLKRLRRIEGQVRGLQRMVEEDKYCIDILTQVSAATKALQSFSLELLDEHLQHCVVEAAQRGGSEAEEKVREASDAIARLVRS, from the coding sequence ATGACCACCGAGCACACCCACGGCTACAGCGCCGAGAAGACCAGCCACCTCAAGCGGCTGCGCCGGATCGAGGGCCAGGTCCGTGGCCTGCAGCGGATGGTCGAGGAGGACAAGTACTGCATCGACATCCTCACCCAGGTCTCGGCCGCGACGAAGGCGCTGCAGTCGTTCTCGCTCGAGCTGCTCGACGAGCACCTGCAGCACTGTGTCGTCGAGGCCGCCCAGCGCGGCGGCTCCGAGGCAGAGGAGAAGGTCCGCGAGGCCTCCGACGCCATCGCCCGCCTCGTCCGTAGCTGA
- a CDS encoding heavy-metal-associated domain-containing protein, with protein MATTTYAVNGMTCGHCTSAVTEELTKLAGVQEVTIDLVKGGTSAVHVVSETNLDESLVRAAVDEAGYELTAS; from the coding sequence ATGGCAACCACGACCTACGCGGTGAACGGTATGACCTGCGGCCACTGCACCTCCGCCGTCACCGAAGAGCTCACCAAACTGGCCGGCGTCCAGGAGGTCACCATCGACCTGGTCAAGGGCGGCACCTCCGCGGTGCACGTGGTGAGCGAGACCAATCTGGACGAGTCCCTCGTGCGCGCCGCCGTCGACGAGGCCGGCTACGAGCTGACCGCGTCATGA